CTGCAAAAACCACATGAACATATAGCTGAGTATAGGTATTGGCCATGAGTAGGTTCAATAGGACAAGTGAATCTATCATAATTTTATGATTTTTATTCAATCTCCTACTTCATGAGCACCAGAAGTGCCAAATATTAATAGCGCCAACGATGCGAATCCCCTGAGCTTCGGAGGAGCGACACAATCCTCCCCTCAAATCTTAATCAATCAAAAACATTGCATCTCAAACACCGACATGTCGCTGCTATGCAGCTTCTAAAAATAACCAATCTCAGCCTATTTAATATCCCGCTCCTACGGAGCTTCATATCGTCGGCATCAGAGGTGCCGCATGTTAATAAAAACAACAAACAGACACCATCAAAGCTCCAGCGGAGGGCATAATCCGTTCTCCAAATCCTTTACGATCGGCATAATCAGAGCGATCTATCAACATTTGCACACCAAAACTGTCCATTTCGATACCGATACGTTTAATGTTTCTCTTTTATCTTGACCCTCAAATCAAAAACAAACATCCATGAATCTCCTGTTACCAAAAACATTCTTCTTTGTCGCCATATTGTTCGTTACCCTGGAAGCTAGCGGACAAAACTATAAGCCTCAGGTAAAAACCGACCACATCGCTATCGTAGTAGCAGACCTACCTGCGAGTGCCCAATTCTACTCGGAAATATTAGGTCTTAACGAAATAACCAACCAGACTAAAAAACCCAATATCCGTTGGTTCACTTTCGCTGATGGTGTGGAACTACACCTCATCAACCGAAGTAAAGAAGGCATTCAACTCATTAAAGATGTACACCTTGCCCTGGCCGTAAATGATTTTGATGCTTTTGTGAACATGCTTCGTGAGAAGAAGGTAAATTTTGAAAACTGGCCTGGAGAAGCCAATAGCACGAATTCCAGGCCCGATGGAGTCAAGCAAGTTTACATTCAGGACCCTGATGGATACTGGATTGAAATCAATGATGCCGAAAGGTTTTGACCTTATGGAAATTGTTCGTTTTGACCATTCAAACATCGATCAGCTAACAAAGATGATCGTGGAGTTGTGGCCTGAGTGTAAGTTAGACCAGGAATATACCAACTGTGTAAAAGCGATGGAATCTGAAAGAGAATGCTACTTTCTGGCCAGAGCGCATGGTCAGTACATTGCATTTATTTACCTCAATCTGCGATTTGATTATGTGGAAGGTGCCAGTTCATCCCCTGTTGGATACATTGAAGGCATATATGTAAAACCAGCCTTCAGAAAACAAGGTGTGGCCAAAATGCTGATCGAGCGAGCTGAGAAATGGTGCCGAGAAAAGGGTACCAGTTTTCTGGGTTCTGACACTGAAACCGACAATTTAGATAGTGTTGCTTTTCATCAGAAGGTTGGATTCAAAGTCACCAATCGGCTGGTCACTTTCATCAAGAAACTCACTTAAAAAAAGAGCGCCACATGTCCAGTGTGACGCTCATCCAACCAAAAATAACAACCTCAGAGTACTCTGAATCGCTCGAATGCCTCCTGCTCCAACCGCGCCTGATGATCAGGGTGAGCGATCCTTATTAATGCTTTGGCCCGCTCCCTCAGGTTTTTGCCGTAGAGTTCTGCCACTCCATATTCTGTGACAATGTAATGAACGTGTGCTCTGGTGGTCACTACCCCTGCGCCCTCTTTCAAAAACGAAGCTATCTTACTCTCACCCCTTGAGGTAGTAGAAGGCAAGGCAATGATGGGCTTACCTCCGGGAGAGAGCGAAGCTCCCCGGATAAAATCCATTTGGCCTCCAACTCCCGAGTAAATACGCGTACCTATTGAATCCGCGCTCACCTGACCAGTAAGATCCACCTCGATGGCGCTGTTCACACTAATCATATTGGGCATTCGCCTGATCACCGCTGTGTCATTCACATACTGAATGTCCAACATCCGCACTATCGGATTATCATCCACAAAATCGTATAACTTTCTGGATCCAATCATAAACCCGGACACAATCACGTCCTTATGCCTGGTCTTGTACTTATTGGTAATAACCCCGTTTTCTACCAGCGGGATCACCCCATCGGAAAACATTTCGGTGTGCACACCTAAATCCTTATGATTGCCCAGACAGGAGAGCACCGCATCAGGAATGGCCCCAATGCCCATTTGCATCGTAGCTCGGTCAGGAATCATCTCTGCAATGAATTCTCCCATCTTTTTCTCTTCAGGAGTGATCGGATGGCCAATTAACTCTGGAAGTGGCTCATCCACCTCCACGCAGGCTGTGAACATATCCTTATGCAACAACCCATCTCCATGTGTCCTGGGCATGCGGGGGTTAACTTGTGCAATCACCACCTTGGCCATATCCACCGCAGCTTTGGTAGCATCTACTGAGATCCCCAAAGAGCAATACCCATGGGCATCAGGTGGTGAAACCTGCACCAGGGCCACATCCACTTTTATGATTCCTGATCGAATCATTAATGGAATTTCACTTAAGAAGCAGGGGATATAATCCGCATAACCCTCCTGGGTAGCTTTCCGGCAATTGGCTCCCAAAAAGAAGGAATTCACCCGGAAGCTATTCGAGTACTCCGGCTTGGCGTACGGCGCTGGGCCCTCTGTATGCAAGTGATAAATTTTGACTCCTTCGAGTTC
This Marinoscillum sp. 108 DNA region includes the following protein-coding sequences:
- a CDS encoding VOC family protein; the protein is MNLLLPKTFFFVAILFVTLEASGQNYKPQVKTDHIAIVVADLPASAQFYSEILGLNEITNQTKKPNIRWFTFADGVELHLINRSKEGIQLIKDVHLALAVNDFDAFVNMLREKKVNFENWPGEANSTNSRPDGVKQVYIQDPDGYWIEINDAERF
- the aac(6') gene encoding aminoglycoside 6'-N-acetyltransferase; translated protein: MEIVRFDHSNIDQLTKMIVELWPECKLDQEYTNCVKAMESERECYFLARAHGQYIAFIYLNLRFDYVEGASSSPVGYIEGIYVKPAFRKQGVAKMLIERAEKWCREKGTSFLGSDTETDNLDSVAFHQKVGFKVTNRLVTFIKKLT
- a CDS encoding acetyl-CoA hydrolase/transferase family protein: MRNSMSASEAVRNIKSGDHVFIHTAGATPNVLVEAMTDRHSELEGVKIYHLHTEGPAPYAKPEYSNSFRVNSFFLGANCRKATQEGYADYIPCFLSEIPLMIRSGIIKVDVALVQVSPPDAHGYCSLGISVDATKAAVDMAKVVIAQVNPRMPRTHGDGLLHKDMFTACVEVDEPLPELIGHPITPEEKKMGEFIAEMIPDRATMQMGIGAIPDAVLSCLGNHKDLGVHTEMFSDGVIPLVENGVITNKYKTRHKDVIVSGFMIGSRKLYDFVDDNPIVRMLDIQYVNDTAVIRRMPNMISVNSAIEVDLTGQVSADSIGTRIYSGVGGQMDFIRGASLSPGGKPIIALPSTTSRGESKIASFLKEGAGVVTTRAHVHYIVTEYGVAELYGKNLRERAKALIRIAHPDHQARLEQEAFERFRVL